GCGGTGAGCCCTCTGTCCTGCACTGGCCCTGTTGTGCAGTTATCCAAGTCTCTGTTCCGTTTTTACACTGTGTTCATCTTCCATTCCTAGTAATATACTTTACATCTTTATTGTTAGgtttattcatcttgagagaaagaataacacgcacatgcacacacgctcgagcaggggaggggcagaggagaggaggagagagaatccaaggcaggctccccactgtcagcacagagcacagctcagccccaccaactgtgagatcgtaaccagagccaaaatcaagagtcactcaaccaactgagccacccagtaatatatattctttatatattaagtctattaatattacataatttaataatgtaattacacaattaattttgtaattaatattataatttaatagGCTTAACATATATCAATAAGCAATATAAAGTCTGtttattaatagattttataaagtctattaattttttaaatggtgtcatttgatgagttttttttgtttttgagcagcaggcaaaagtttattagaatataagattagaaaggaagaataggaaagctctctttacagagaaaaagagatagagcatgagtgggggaggggcagagagaggatcccaagttcATTGCGGGCCTCAAACTCCCAAAATGAGattatgagccaaaatcaagagtcaaatacctaactgactgagccatccatgcgcccTGCGTTTTACTCTCTAAGTGAAAttcggctttttttttttaatccttttcctggtttaaaaaaaaaaaaaaaaaaaaaacgttttcatggaggaaaacttggaaaataaagaaaataaaaacaagtcctAACCCTGCTGTGCAGAAATAAGCATTGTTAGCATTTTGCCGTGTTTCCGGCTTGtccttttttgtccttttctaatGTATCTGTTTGTTTACCAAGCTTGTGGCATATGCCAGCCTGAGGCGACAGCTTGGGACAAGACAGAGTTCCCGCCCTTGTGAGGTTTGTCGTCTGGGGGGCAACCTTCAGTAAACGTGATGACCAGGAGTTTagaggtgaaggaaggaaggaaatgaaggcgGGGAGGGGCTGGTTAGGGCCAGACAGAAGGCTCTCCGAAGCGGCGACGTCTtgttgggcttttctttttttattgcagtttgatgactttctttcctcttcaaccTTATGTTATAAGCGTTTTCCCATATTAAATACtctttgaaaacatgatttttaagaaCTGTATAATTTTCCATCATATGGACATCCTGGACTTTACGTACCCAGCCTGCTATTGTTGGATGTTATTTAGGAAGCTTCCAGTTCTTTGGGTTACTCTCTTCCCACGGCCCTCCTTAGTTCTTGCGGGCAGGCTCACAGAGGGAGACTCAGGAGGGAAAGCTCAAAGCACCCCTGGCCTGGGCTGCTCCTGGGTCCTCTGGCTCCGTTTTGGGTGCTCCCATCCAGACTTCTTGTCCCCCCTGAAGCCCCTCTCTCTCCAGACACGCTTGCTGTCCCCTCTGAGGATCGCCCCCAGCGAGGCAGAGCCTATGGCTGGGGCCCGGGCGGCGGTGAGCTCTGGCGGGCCCAGGATTCACCCTTGGAGACGTCCTGCGTCTCCAGATGGGGAGCAGACGGGACCGGCCGTCCTGAGGCAGCCTCCTGCCTTCACTGTCCAGCACATGCCATCTGATTGTCCCCCAGCCTGGGTGGCAGCGTCCCGCCCAGGCACATCTGTGTGTGACGGTGACTCACTAGCCTCGGATGACTCAGGATTCATCTGATCATACTTGACAGTGGAGACAGATCCTACCCTCGGCCCCCAGTCATTTAGACTGCAGTGTGGGTAGGAGGCACGTTCACCGCTTGCAGTTCAGAAGACCTGGTGTAGGTGAGTCCAGGAAGCCAGAGGCCCGCCAGAGCATCTCCACTGGTCCCACGAGAATGGCATAGGGCTTCCATCCCTGGGCCTTGGGGTATGTTACTCAACAGCCTCAGCTTCCAGTGAAATAGGGGAGGTAGTAACACGTGTGTTGAGTGTCCACCATTGCAGGTCCCTAGGATACGGAAGTAAACCAGAAAGCAGGGCCTTGTCTTATGGTATCCAGTGACAGGGACAAACAGTAAGTATGGAAGGCAGTCTACAGGAGGACCCCAGGATATGCTCAGGGCCCCACCGGGGTGCACAGGTGTGAGGTATTATCAGCAGGGTGGGGACCTCCGTGTCAGTACCTTGTCCCCTCACCTCGTGACTCCGGCAGTGCCACTTAGCTCCTTGCTTCCCTCGGGGGTGCTCTGGGCCACAGCTCAGAGGCCTGCACTGCAGAAGTCTGGTGGGCAACACCTCAGGAAGCTGTTTCGTCCAGTcgccccaaccccccacccacaCTGCTTTACAACCCCTCTAGGCAGTATTTGTGGAGCATCTCTTGCTCCAGGCACCAAGGACTTGACCTAAAGGCAGGTACCTTCTGGTGGGGCTTGGCAGTTAGGGAGCAAGAAAACATCTGCCAGGATGGTTTCCGGGAGTTCTAAGCATATAAAGATGACATgcgaggggcacctgcgtggctcagttggttaagcctccgacttcgggtcaggtcatgatctcacgttcgtgggctcgagccctgcgtcgggctctgtgctgacagctcagagcctggagctgcttcagattgtgtctccctctctctctgcccctcccctgttcactctctctctctctctctctctctctcaaaagaaaatttaagataataaaaaataatgaagtttattttgagaggtggggggagaaggagagagaatcccatgcagactccatgctgtcagtgcaaagcccaacccaagactccatctcaggaaccataagatcatgacctgagctgcagtcaagaCTCAgacacaacccactgagctactcaggcaccgtgctttgttttgtttttaaattaagtgtatttattttgagagcgacagagcatACGCacatgagcggggtaggggcagagagagagaatcctaagcagactccaagccGACTCGatgctcaatctcacaaaccatgagatcatgacctaagctgaaactaagagttcgacatttaaccaactgagccacccaggggtcctgtgtcacatttttattaaatgtttatatatattcacttattaaaaaaacattctttaaggtttattatttttgtatttttgagagagagagagagagagagagagagagagagacagacctagcatgagcaggggaggggcagagagtgggagatacagaatccaaagcaggctccaggctctgagctgtcagcacagagcccatcgagaGGTTCAGACTCACGAGCCACgtgactgtgacctgagccgaagttggaatcttaaccaactgagccacccagttgcccccatttttttgctttaaaaaaaagaagaaagcatatcAACCATTGAATTGGCTGAACCAAGGGGGGAAGAGATTGGTATCCACTTCCTGAAGGCGAGGCTGTGATGGGCAGGCAGGAACCTTGAAAGGAAGGCCTGGATACGAGAGTGGACTTTGGATCTCTTGTCCCTGGGCCACCTTCTCAGAGGCCTGGGCCCTTCCCCGGGACAAACTGGGCCGAgaggagctgggaggggaggtgggaggatgcCCGGGCCCGAGCCTCCAGTCTCCCCTTTGCTCTTCCCCAGGAGGCCTCTGCAACCTGTGTCCAGACAGGGCCAACAAGGAGCACATCCTGCAGACAGGGGGCATCCCCCTCATCATCAACTGCCTGTCCAGTCCCAACGAGGAGACCGTGCTGTCTGCGGTCACCACGCTCATGTACCTGAGCTCGCCAGGCTCCAGCTCGCACCCTGAGCTCACTGCCATGCCCGTGGTGCAGTGCATGCTGCGCTTCTCTCTCTCGGCCAACACGAGGCTCCGGAACCTGGCCCAGATCTTCCTCGAAGACTTCTGTTCGCCAAGCCTGGTGGCAGAAGCCCGCAGCTGGCGGGCTCACTCTGCCCTGGGTATCCCACTGCCAAGGACTGAGGCCCCGCAGCAGCCCTGATCCAAGGAGATCTCGTGGCCATGGCACCCCGACTGCTAGAGACAAGACCACAATCCGGGTGGGGGCTCAGGGAGCAGGAGCAGTCTGGCTCCCACTGAGCCTGTTCCCCCCAAAAGGTCCCCTTTAAGGTATTTTAAAGGTGAGTCTTCTCAGtgtgacaggtttttttttttaatgttttatttattttttgagagagagagagagagacagcatgagcaggggagggtcagagagagagggagacagaatctgaagacgggctccaggctctgggctaactgtcagcagagtccgacatggggttcgaacccacaaactgtgagatcatgatctgagccgaagccggatgctcaactgactgagccacccaggcgcctctcagtTTGACAGGTTTTTACACTGTGATGAGAGGCATCAGATCAGTATGGAGGCACATGGAGGGCAAAGGTAGTGCCATTTCCATAGGTTGGCATTCTCAACCAGCTGGAGGTCAAGGcctgcctcccgccccccaccccccaatgccAGGGTCTCAACCTCGTGTGAGAGAGAAGGGACCCTAGGCCAGAGGCCTTACAGAGGGGTGGTCATGAGGAGCCGCTGGGCCTCGGGTTAGGAGAATTGCTTGTGTTTGAGGGAAGAGGAATTCTCCTTTAACGGGTCTGGAGTAATCTTGAGTAGAAATGAGAAGCCAGCTCTGGAAAGCTGGTCGTGCCCACTCCAGGGCTACGGAGGCTGGGTGCCTACACCGCAGGCTCTCCAAGCTGGGCATTGGGTATTGGACAGTGGCCTAGAGAATTCTGTGGCCCAGGATCACCTGTTTATCCACACAGGCCTATCTGACAGGCACCATGGGCTTCAAAGGTGAAGTTGTGGTCTCTACTCTGTCGGGATGCAATCCGATGCAGTAAGGGGCCATCAAGTGCTAAGACCATGAGTATGAGGGGTAAGGACACATCGGAATAAGGCACACACCCTTGAGGCTGCATATTCTCCCCTCACCACCCCATGGCCCCAGTCTGGGCACCTTGGCTTTCCTCCTCTGCCATCAGGGTTGGGTTAGTGAAGGGGAGTCCC
The genomic region above belongs to Suricata suricatta isolate VVHF042 chromosome 17, meerkat_22Aug2017_6uvM2_HiC, whole genome shotgun sequence and contains:
- the ARMC7 gene encoding armadillo repeat-containing protein 7 isoform X1, with amino-acid sequence MAQKPKVDPHVGRLGYLQALVTEFQETESQDAKEQVLANLANFAYDPNNYQYLRQLQVVDLFLDSLSEENETLVEFAIGGLCNLCPDRANKEHILQTGGIPLIINCLSSPNEETVLSAVTTLMYLSSPGSSSHPELTAMPVVQCMLRFSLSANTRLRNLAQIFLEDFCSPSLVAEARSWRAHSALGIPLPRTEAPQQP